The following proteins are co-located in the Escherichia fergusonii ATCC 35469 genome:
- the ydfG gene encoding bifunctional NADP-dependent 3-hydroxy acid dehydrogenase/3-hydroxypropionate dehydrogenase YdfG — MIVLVTGATAGFGESITRRFIQNGHKVIATGRRQERLQELKDELGANLFIAQLDVRNRAAIEEMLESLPPEFRDIDILVNNAGLALGLEPAHKANVEDWETMIDTNNKGLIYMTRAVLPGMVERNRGHIINIGSTAGSWPYAGGNVYGATKAFVRQFSLNLRTDLHGTAVRVTDIEPGLVGGTEFSNVRFKGDDDKAGKTYENTVALTPEDITEAVWWVSTLPAHVNVNTLEIMPVTQTYAGLNIHRQ; from the coding sequence ATGATCGTTTTAGTTACCGGGGCTACTGCAGGTTTTGGGGAAAGCATCACGCGTCGTTTTATCCAGAACGGCCATAAAGTTATAGCGACCGGGCGTCGCCAGGAGCGACTTCAGGAGTTGAAAGATGAATTAGGCGCAAACTTATTCATCGCCCAGCTCGATGTACGTAATCGGGCAGCCATTGAAGAGATGCTTGAATCGTTACCGCCTGAGTTTCGCGACATTGATATTTTAGTTAATAACGCCGGTCTGGCACTGGGGCTGGAACCTGCCCATAAAGCCAATGTTGAAGACTGGGAAACGATGATCGATACCAACAATAAAGGGCTGATTTATATGACTCGCGCTGTACTGCCAGGCATGGTTGAGCGCAATCGGGGGCATATTATTAATATCGGTTCCACGGCAGGTAGCTGGCCCTATGCTGGTGGCAACGTCTATGGCGCCACAAAAGCGTTTGTCCGTCAGTTCAGTCTGAATTTACGTACAGATTTACATGGTACAGCGGTACGTGTAACAGATATTGAACCCGGTTTAGTCGGCGGCACTGAATTTTCTAACGTCCGCTTTAAAGGCGACGATGATAAAGCCGGTAAAACTTACGAAAATACCGTTGCGCTGACGCCAGAAGATATAACTGAAGCGGTCTGGTGGGTTTCAACTCTACCCGCGCATGTCAATGTGAATACCCTTGAAATTATGCCCGTTACCCAAACTTATGCGGGTCTAAACATTCATCGCCAGTAA
- the dcp gene encoding peptidyl-dipeptidase Dcp has product MPNTNPFLSKSVLPYQAPHFDLIKDSHYRPAFDEGMRQKRAEIAAILQVNAAPDFTNTILALEQSGELLNRVTSVFFAMTSAHTNDELQRLDEEFSAELAQLANEIYLNSALFARVDEVWQGRADLELDAESLRLLDVIHQRFVLAGARLNESDKEQLKRLNTEAATLTSQFNQRLLAASKSGGLIVDDIEQLAGLSPQEITICADAAHEKGLHDRWLIPLINTTQQPLLASLQDRQTRKNLFAAGWSRAEKNDANDTRALIQRLVEIRARQAQLLGFEHYAAWKISDQMAKTPEAALNFMREIVPAARERALTECADIQQVIDDEQGGFTAEAWDWAFYAEQVRREKYAIDESQLKPYFVLDNVLEEGVFWTATQLFGVRFVERYDIPVYHPDVRVWEIFDHDGVGMALFYGDFFARDSKSGGAWMGNFVEQSTLNETRPVIYNVCNFQKPAEGETALLLWDDVITLFHEFGHTLHGLFASQRYATLSGTNTPRDFVEFPSQINEHWATHPQVFARYARHYLSGEAMPETLRDKMLNASLFNKGYEMSELLSAALLDMRWHCLESEEARQHVDIFEKQALVAEGMDLQAVPPRYRSSYFAHIFGGGYAAGYYAYLWTQMLADDGYQWFVEQGGLSRENGQRFREDILSRGNSSDLEQLYTRWRGHAPRIEAMLKNRGLS; this is encoded by the coding sequence ATGCCGAACACGAATCCATTTTTGAGCAAAAGCGTTTTACCGTACCAGGCCCCGCATTTTGACCTGATTAAAGATAGCCATTACCGCCCTGCATTTGACGAAGGAATGCGACAGAAAAGGGCAGAAATTGCGGCAATATTGCAAGTTAATGCCGCCCCCGATTTTACCAATACGATCCTCGCCCTGGAACAAAGCGGGGAATTATTAAACCGTGTTACCAGCGTATTCTTTGCCATGACGTCAGCACACACTAACGATGAGCTGCAACGGCTGGATGAAGAGTTTTCTGCGGAACTGGCGCAGCTGGCGAATGAAATTTATCTCAATAGCGCATTGTTTGCGCGTGTTGATGAAGTCTGGCAGGGACGGGCAGATCTGGAGCTGGATGCCGAGTCACTACGCTTGTTGGATGTGATCCACCAGCGTTTTGTGCTCGCAGGTGCAAGACTCAATGAAAGCGACAAAGAACAACTGAAACGACTGAATACAGAAGCCGCTACACTTACCAGCCAGTTTAATCAACGCTTGTTGGCTGCCAGTAAGTCGGGCGGGCTAATCGTTGATGATATTGAGCAACTGGCGGGATTAAGCCCACAGGAAATCACCATTTGTGCAGATGCCGCCCATGAAAAAGGGTTGCATGATCGCTGGTTGATCCCGTTGATCAATACCACTCAACAACCGCTACTTGCTTCTTTACAGGATCGTCAGACCCGGAAAAATTTATTTGCCGCAGGATGGTCACGGGCAGAGAAAAACGATGCGAATGATACAAGAGCCCTTATTCAGCGTCTGGTTGAAATTCGTGCCCGTCAGGCGCAGTTGCTGGGATTTGAACATTACGCAGCATGGAAGATTTCCGACCAAATGGCTAAAACGCCTGAAGCAGCGCTAAATTTTATGCGTGAAATCGTTCCGGCTGCACGTGAACGCGCACTGACGGAATGTGCGGATATTCAGCAGGTGATCGATGATGAGCAGGGGGGATTTACCGCTGAAGCATGGGACTGGGCGTTTTATGCCGAACAGGTTCGTAGGGAAAAATATGCTATTGATGAATCTCAGCTTAAACCTTACTTCGTGCTTGATAACGTATTAGAAGAGGGCGTTTTCTGGACGGCAACTCAACTATTTGGTGTGCGTTTTGTCGAGCGCTATGATATCCCGGTGTATCACCCTGATGTCCGGGTATGGGAAATATTCGACCATGATGGTGTCGGCATGGCATTGTTCTACGGTGATTTTTTTGCCCGAGACTCAAAAAGTGGTGGCGCATGGATGGGCAATTTTGTCGAACAATCTACACTTAATGAAACCCGGCCAGTCATTTACAACGTCTGTAACTTCCAGAAACCTGCGGAAGGAGAAACCGCATTACTACTCTGGGATGATGTCATTACATTGTTCCATGAATTTGGGCACACATTGCATGGTTTGTTCGCCAGTCAGCGATACGCCACGCTTTCCGGCACAAATACACCCCGTGACTTTGTAGAATTCCCGTCGCAGATAAATGAACACTGGGCTACCCATCCGCAGGTCTTTGCCCGCTATGCGCGTCATTATCTGTCAGGGGAAGCCATGCCTGAAACATTACGCGACAAGATGCTCAATGCCAGTTTGTTCAATAAGGGTTATGAGATGAGCGAGCTATTGAGTGCGGCTTTGCTGGATATGCGTTGGCACTGTCTTGAATCAGAAGAAGCCAGACAACACGTTGATATTTTTGAAAAACAAGCGCTTGTAGCGGAAGGTATGGATTTGCAGGCTGTGCCACCACGTTATCGCAGCAGTTACTTTGCTCATATTTTTGGTGGCGGTTATGCAGCGGGATACTACGCCTATTTGTGGACGCAAATGCTGGCGGATGATGGCTATCAGTGGTTTGTTGAACAAGGTGGCTTGAGCCGTGAAAATGGTCAGCGTTTCCGGGAAGATATTTTGTCTCGCGGAAACAGTTCTGATCTGGAGCAACTGTATACCCGGTGGCGCGGTCATGCACCGCGTATTGAAGCGATGCTAAAAAATCGCGGACTGAGTTAA
- a CDS encoding 2-oxo-tetronate isomerase, with protein MKLKPENIVLLNQQHSTSYLTATLGEYLIRHNLRLTTAESCTGGKLASALCAANDTPKFYGVGFVTFTDKAKAKILGVSEHSLAEFTAVSETVVRQMAAGARERAGTDISIAITGYGGPEGGDDGTPAGTVWFGWNISGQPFTAVQQFSGDCEQVLAQSVRFALAQLLLLLP; from the coding sequence ATGAAATTAAAGCCTGAAAATATTGTTCTGCTTAATCAACAGCATTCCACTTCATATTTGACCGCCACGTTGGGCGAATATTTGATTCGTCACAATTTGCGTCTGACCACGGCGGAATCATGCACTGGAGGGAAACTGGCCTCAGCACTTTGCGCTGCCAACGACACGCCGAAATTTTATGGCGTGGGATTTGTCACCTTTACCGATAAGGCAAAAGCTAAAATTCTCGGCGTGAGTGAACATAGTCTGGCTGAGTTTACGGCGGTAAGTGAAACCGTTGTCCGGCAAATGGCAGCAGGTGCCAGAGAGCGGGCCGGGACAGATATCAGCATTGCGATAACCGGATATGGTGGCCCTGAAGGCGGTGACGACGGTACGCCAGCTGGTACCGTCTGGTTTGGCTGGAATATTTCCGGTCAGCCTTTTACCGCCGTACAGCAATTCTCCGGGGATTGCGAACAAGTGCTGGCGCAATCTGTTCGCTTCGCCCTTGCACAATTGCTGCTTTTACTCCCCTGA
- a CDS encoding YdeI family stress tolerance OB fold protein, whose amino-acid sequence MKFKALAVISFLVMPYAFAADEGGLKQDAAPPPPHAIEDGYRGTDDAKKMTVDFAKSMHDGATVSLRGNLISQKGEDNYLFRDKSGEINVIIPATVFDGREVQPDQMINISGSLDKKSSPPVVRVHHLQK is encoded by the coding sequence ATGAAATTTAAGGCCTTAGCAGTTATAAGCTTTCTGGTTATGCCCTATGCGTTTGCTGCTGATGAAGGTGGTTTAAAACAGGACGCAGCGCCGCCGCCCCCACACGCGATTGAAGATGGTTATCGTGGTACTGATGATGCAAAAAAAATGACTGTTGATTTTGCAAAGTCTATGCATGATGGTGCGACGGTTTCATTACGCGGTAATCTGATTTCTCAAAAAGGGGAAGATAACTATCTCTTTCGCGATAAATCAGGAGAAATAAATGTGATTATTCCGGCAACTGTTTTCGATGGACGAGAAGTTCAGCCAGATCAGATGATTAATATCAGCGGTAGTCTGGACAAGAAATCGAGTCCACCGGTCGTCCGCGTTCATCATCTACAAAAATAA
- a CDS encoding diguanylate cyclase, with translation MIKKTAQIDAILLDLNKSIDAHYQWLVKMFRCVVAKDISHPELSDAHSHFLCRFGQWLNAHLVMTEEEIEYVRLISLAHEEMHLQGRELLTSIAEKRWQSTDFDRFQNTLLSFTSAVMDYKIYLLNIRSNMDILTGLPGRRVLDESFDRQLLNAEPEKFYLLLLDIDRFKSVNDTLGHLIGDVVLRTLAENLATWMRHNESVYRYGGEEFVIMIKASTDVDACMAGLRICELIAGNQIAYPQGELHITATAGISRAKPGETLDVVMGRADRAMYQGKLTGRNRCMFMDENEQIRHVAAAATELDNPCLTVI, from the coding sequence ATGATTAAGAAAACGGCTCAAATTGATGCAATCCTGTTAGATCTCAATAAGTCTATCGATGCGCATTATCAGTGGCTGGTGAAAATGTTTCGCTGTGTTGTCGCAAAGGACATTTCGCACCCGGAACTCTCTGATGCTCATTCCCATTTTCTCTGTCGTTTTGGACAATGGCTGAACGCACATCTGGTGATGACAGAGGAAGAAATAGAATATGTACGTTTGATAAGCCTGGCACATGAGGAAATGCACCTGCAGGGACGTGAATTATTGACCTCTATTGCCGAAAAACGTTGGCAGTCAACCGATTTTGACCGCTTTCAAAATACCTTGCTGTCTTTTACTTCGGCGGTCATGGACTACAAAATATATCTTCTGAATATCCGCAGTAATATGGATATCCTTACTGGTTTACCAGGTCGACGAGTACTTGATGAATCCTTCGATCGCCAGTTACTCAACGCCGAACCTGAAAAGTTTTATTTGCTATTGCTGGATATCGATCGCTTTAAGAGTGTTAACGATACGCTGGGGCATTTAATTGGTGATGTGGTTTTACGAACTCTTGCAGAAAATCTCGCCACCTGGATGCGGCACAATGAATCGGTCTATCGCTATGGTGGCGAGGAGTTCGTAATTATGATCAAGGCGTCTACAGATGTAGACGCCTGTATGGCGGGGCTGCGTATTTGTGAATTGATTGCAGGTAATCAGATAGCGTATCCGCAAGGTGAACTTCACATTACTGCAACGGCAGGAATTAGCCGGGCAAAACCAGGTGAAACTCTTGACGTCGTCATGGGGCGGGCAGACCGTGCTATGTATCAGGGAAAGCTGACCGGACGTAATCGCTGTATGTTTATGGATGAAAATGAGCAGATCAGGCACGTAGCTGCCGCAGCAACAGAACTGGATAACCCTTGTTTAACTGTCATTTAG
- the ydeE gene encoding efflux MFS transporter YdeE → MNLTLRRSTAALLASSLLLTIGRGATLPFMTIYLSRQYALSVDSIGYAMTFALTIGVIFSLGFGILADKFDKKRYMLLAILAFASGFIVIPLVNSVSLVVLLFALINCAYSVFATVLKAWFAENLSSTSKTKMFSLNYTMLNIGWTVGPPLGTLLVMQSINLPFWLAAVCSAFPLLFIQFWVQRASANVDTSRSEVWSPAILLQDKALLWFTLSAFLASFVCGAFASCLSQYVMVVADNDFAELVIAVVLPVNAAMVVTLQYSIGRRLSAENIRPLMTLGTVCFVIGLVGFMFSGNNLLFWGISAAVFTIGEIIYAPGEYMLIDHIAPNGMKASYFSAQSLGWLGAAFNPLVSGMILTSLPAWSLFLVLMVAIVFAWALMLKGMRVKPRALPVVC, encoded by the coding sequence ATGAATCTTACCCTGAGACGTTCTACCGCAGCTTTACTGGCCTCTTCATTACTTTTAACCATTGGTCGCGGAGCCACACTGCCGTTTATGACGATTTATCTGAGTCGGCAATATGCCCTCAGCGTCGATTCGATCGGTTACGCAATGACCTTCGCCCTGACCATTGGTGTTATCTTTAGTCTCGGTTTTGGCATCCTGGCAGATAAGTTCGATAAAAAACGCTATATGCTGCTGGCGATTCTGGCTTTTGCATCAGGTTTCATCGTCATCCCACTGGTAAATTCAGTCAGTTTAGTCGTTCTGCTATTCGCGTTGATCAATTGCGCCTACTCTGTCTTTGCCACAGTGTTAAAAGCGTGGTTTGCCGAGAATCTCTCGTCCACCAGCAAAACAAAAATGTTCTCGCTCAATTACACCATGTTGAATATCGGCTGGACGGTCGGCCCTCCGCTTGGCACATTACTGGTGATGCAAAGTATTAATCTGCCCTTTTGGCTGGCTGCGGTCTGCTCTGCTTTTCCACTGCTATTTATACAATTCTGGGTTCAGCGGGCTAGCGCAAATGTCGATACTTCCCGCAGTGAGGTCTGGTCTCCCGCCATTTTATTACAGGATAAAGCCCTGCTCTGGTTTACCTTGTCTGCATTCCTGGCTTCATTTGTCTGCGGTGCTTTTGCATCCTGTTTATCGCAGTATGTGATGGTGGTAGCCGATAACGACTTTGCTGAGCTGGTGATTGCCGTAGTACTACCTGTGAACGCTGCGATGGTGGTCACACTGCAATACTCCATTGGTCGGCGTTTATCTGCAGAGAATATTCGTCCGTTAATGACGCTGGGCACGGTCTGTTTTGTTATCGGTCTGGTCGGGTTTATGTTTTCCGGCAACAACCTTTTGTTCTGGGGAATATCTGCGGCGGTGTTTACCATTGGTGAAATTATTTACGCCCCTGGTGAATATATGCTGATCGACCATATTGCGCCTAATGGCATGAAAGCCAGTTATTTTTCAGCACAATCGCTGGGGTGGTTGGGGGCAGCATTTAATCCGTTGGTCAGCGGAATGATCCTGACTTCTCTGCCTGCATGGTCACTGTTTTTAGTGTTAATGGTGGCTATCGTCTTCGCGTGGGCATTGATGCTGAAAGGTATGCGGGTAAAACCGAGGGCACTGCCGGTGGTTTGCTGA
- the eamA gene encoding O-acetylserine/cysteine exporter → MSRKDGLLALLVVVVWGLNFVVIKVGLHNMPPLMLAGLRFMLVAFPAIFFVARPKVPLSLLLGYGLTISFGQFAFLFCALKFGMPAGLASLVLQAQAFFTIVLGAFTFGERLQSKQVAGIALAVLGVFVLIEGSLNGQEVAILGFMLTLAAAFCWACGNIFNKKIMSHSSRPAVMSLVVWSALIPILPFMVASVVFDGSAQMLHSLVTIDITTVLSLIYLAFVATIVGYGIWGTLLGRYETWRVAPLSLLVPVVGLLSAVILLDETLSLMQLFGALLIMAGLYINVFGLRLRKTVRA, encoded by the coding sequence ATGTCACGTAAAGATGGCTTATTGGCATTACTGGTTGTTGTCGTATGGGGGCTTAATTTCGTTGTGATCAAAGTAGGATTACACAACATGCCGCCACTTATGCTGGCAGGCTTACGTTTTATGCTGGTGGCGTTCCCGGCAATCTTTTTCGTTGCTCGTCCAAAAGTTCCACTCAGTTTACTGCTTGGGTATGGCCTGACGATTAGTTTTGGTCAGTTTGCTTTTCTTTTTTGTGCGCTAAAGTTCGGTATGCCTGCCGGACTGGCGTCGCTGGTGCTCCAGGCGCAAGCTTTTTTTACTATTGTGCTGGGGGCTTTTACTTTTGGCGAACGGTTGCAGAGTAAGCAGGTTGCCGGGATCGCGCTGGCAGTATTGGGGGTATTCGTGCTGATAGAGGGTAGCCTTAATGGTCAGGAGGTTGCCATTCTCGGTTTTATGCTGACACTCGCAGCCGCGTTCTGCTGGGCATGTGGCAATATCTTTAACAAGAAGATTATGTCGCATTCTTCACGCCCGGCGGTGATGTCGTTGGTAGTATGGAGTGCGCTAATTCCCATTCTGCCATTTATGGTGGCCTCGGTAGTTTTCGATGGTTCAGCACAGATGCTCCATAGCCTGGTAACCATTGATATAACCACGGTGTTGTCCCTTATTTATCTCGCTTTTGTCGCCACAATTGTAGGTTATGGTATATGGGGAACACTGCTTGGACGCTATGAAACATGGCGCGTGGCTCCCCTATCTTTGCTGGTGCCGGTGGTAGGGTTACTCAGTGCGGTTATTCTGCTTGATGAAACACTCTCATTAATGCAGCTATTCGGCGCGTTATTAATTATGGCGGGATTGTATATCAACGTGTTTGGTTTGCGATTGCGTAAAACGGTACGGGCATGA
- the marB gene encoding multiple antibiotic resistance protein MarB, translating to MKFYAVTGTTLLLLFSGAVFAEHTQMPETHETSEKVIIPSSMAQTPADLNHMGVGSDKSDVLGVPYFNGQRL from the coding sequence ATGAAATTCTATGCTGTAACAGGCACAACGCTGCTATTGCTTTTTTCAGGTGCTGTTTTTGCAGAACATACGCAAATGCCTGAAACCCACGAGACCAGCGAGAAGGTAATTATCCCCTCCTCTATGGCGCAAACGCCCGCCGATTTAAATCATATGGGTGTCGGCAGTGACAAATCTGATGTGCTTGGTGTGCCTTATTTCAACGGGCAACGACTGTAA
- the marA gene encoding MDR efflux pump AcrAB transcriptional activator MarA, with the protein MSRRNNDAITIHSILDWIEDNLESPLSLEKVSERSGYSKWHLQRMFKKETGHSLGQYIRSRKMTEIAQKLKESNEPILYLAERYGFESQQTLTRTFKNYFDVPPHKYRMTNMHGESRYLHPINHCRMS; encoded by the coding sequence ATGTCCAGACGCAATAATGACGCTATCACCATTCATAGCATTTTGGACTGGATTGAAGATAACCTGGAATCCCCTCTGTCACTGGAAAAAGTGTCAGAACGTTCAGGTTACTCCAAATGGCACCTGCAACGGATGTTTAAAAAAGAAACTGGTCACTCTCTGGGCCAATATATCCGTAGCCGCAAAATGACGGAAATTGCGCAAAAACTAAAAGAAAGTAACGAGCCAATATTATATCTGGCAGAACGTTATGGTTTTGAGTCGCAGCAAACATTAACCCGTACATTTAAAAATTATTTTGATGTACCACCACATAAATATCGTATGACAAATATGCATGGGGAATCCCGTTATTTGCATCCGATAAATCACTGTCGCATGTCCTGA
- the marR gene encoding multiple antibiotic resistance transcriptional regulator MarR has product MKSTNDLFNEIIPLGRLIYMVNQKKDRLLNDYLSPLDITAAQLKVLCSIRCAACITPVELKKVLSVDLGALTRMLDRLVCKGWIERLPNPNDKRGVLVKLTTDGAAICEQCHQLVGQDLHQELTKNLTTDEVATLECLLKKILS; this is encoded by the coding sequence GTGAAAAGCACCAACGACCTTTTTAATGAAATTATTCCACTTGGTCGCTTGATCTATATGGTGAACCAGAAAAAAGATCGTCTGTTAAACGACTACCTTTCACCTTTAGATATCACTGCCGCGCAACTGAAAGTGCTCTGCTCTATTCGGTGCGCAGCTTGTATTACCCCGGTTGAGTTGAAAAAAGTACTCTCTGTCGATCTCGGTGCCTTAACGCGGATGCTGGATCGCCTGGTCTGTAAAGGCTGGATCGAAAGATTACCAAATCCAAATGACAAACGCGGCGTTCTGGTGAAACTCACCACTGACGGCGCAGCTATTTGTGAGCAATGCCATCAATTAGTGGGGCAAGACCTGCATCAGGAATTAACAAAGAACTTAACGACAGATGAAGTGGCAACGCTTGAGTGTTTGCTCAAGAAAATACTGTCGTAA
- a CDS encoding MarC family NAAT transporter produces the protein MMDLFKAIGLGLVVLLPLANPLTTVALFLGLAGNMNSAERNRQSLMASVYVFAIMMVAYYAGQLVMNTFGISIPGLRIAGGLIVAFIGFRMLFPHQKAIETPEAKSKTEELEDESSANIAFVPLAMPSTAGPGTIAMIISSASTVRQSSDFASWVILVAPPIIFFIVALILWGCLRSSGAIMRWVGKGGIEAISRLMGFLLVCMGVQFIINGVLEIIKTYH, from the coding sequence ATGATGGATTTGTTTAAGGCGATTGGTCTGGGGCTGGTGGTGTTGTTGCCGCTGGCAAACCCATTGACAACCGTGGCGCTGTTTTTGGGACTGGCAGGCAATATGAACAGTGCCGAACGTAACCGCCAGTCGCTAATGGCTTCGGTATATGTTTTTGCCATTATGATGGTGGCGTATTACGCCGGACAGTTGGTGATGAATACCTTTGGTATTTCGATTCCCGGTTTACGTATTGCCGGGGGACTCATTGTCGCGTTCATCGGTTTCCGTATGTTGTTTCCTCATCAGAAGGCGATTGAAACGCCGGAGGCAAAAAGCAAAACGGAGGAACTGGAAGATGAATCTTCAGCGAATATCGCCTTTGTTCCGCTGGCGATGCCAAGCACTGCCGGGCCTGGCACCATTGCAATGATTATCAGCTCGGCATCCACAGTACGCCAAAGTTCTGATTTCGCCAGTTGGGTGATTCTGGTTGCGCCACCGATTATTTTCTTCATTGTTGCATTGATTCTTTGGGGATGCCTGCGTAGCTCCGGGGCAATTATGCGCTGGGTTGGAAAAGGGGGAATCGAGGCGATTTCTCGCCTGATGGGCTTCCTGCTGGTGTGTATGGGCGTACAGTTTATTATCAATGGCGTGTTGGAAATTATTAAAACGTATCATTAA
- a CDS encoding sugar transporter, translating to MTTNTVTRKVAWLRVVTLAIAAFIFNTTEFVPVGLLSDIAASFHMETAQTGIMLTIYAWVVALMSLPFMLLTSQVERRRLLICLFVLFIASHILSFMAWSFTVLVISRIGVAFAHAIFWSITASLAIRLAPAGKRAQALSLLATGTALAMVLGLPVGRIVGQYFGWRTTFLAIGVGAFLTLLCLIKLLPLLPSEHSGSLKSLPVLFRRPALMSIYLLTVVVVTAHYTAYSYIEPFVQNIAGLSANFATVLLLILGGAGIIGSVIFGKLGNNHASVLVSVAIALLMACLLLLMPASVSETHLAILSIFWGIAIMMIGLGMQVKVLALAPDATDVAMSLFSGIFNIGIGAGALVGNQVSLHWSMADIGYVGAIPAFLALVWSVIIFRRWPVVLEEQPQH from the coding sequence ATGACAACGAACACGGTTACCCGCAAGGTCGCGTGGCTACGGGTCGTTACGCTGGCAATAGCGGCTTTTATCTTTAATACCACTGAATTTGTGCCAGTCGGTTTGCTTTCGGATATCGCGGCAAGCTTCCATATGGAAACAGCACAAACAGGCATTATGTTGACGATTTACGCCTGGGTGGTCGCGTTAATGTCGCTGCCTTTTATGCTGCTCACCAGTCAGGTTGAACGACGAAGATTACTGATCTGTCTGTTCGTGTTGTTTATTGCCAGTCACATTTTGTCTTTTATGGCATGGAGTTTTACCGTACTGGTCATTAGCCGAATTGGTGTTGCTTTTGCACATGCCATTTTTTGGTCAATTACAGCATCGCTGGCGATCCGTCTCGCTCCTGCCGGAAAACGCGCTCAGGCATTAAGCCTGTTAGCCACGGGTACAGCACTGGCGATGGTTCTTGGTCTGCCTGTGGGTCGTATTGTCGGGCAGTATTTCGGCTGGCGAACAACCTTCCTGGCAATTGGTGTTGGTGCCTTCCTGACGCTACTGTGCCTGATTAAGTTATTACCCTTGTTGCCCAGTGAGCATTCAGGTTCGCTGAAAAGCCTGCCCGTACTGTTTCGACGTCCGGCATTAATGAGCATTTATCTGCTGACGGTTGTGGTGGTAACAGCTCACTATACGGCTTACAGCTATATCGAACCGTTTGTGCAAAATATTGCCGGATTAAGCGCCAACTTTGCCACTGTACTGTTACTGATCCTGGGGGGCGCGGGAATTATCGGCAGCGTGATTTTCGGTAAACTCGGCAATAACCATGCCTCAGTGCTGGTGAGTGTCGCTATTGCATTGTTAATGGCGTGCCTGCTTCTGTTAATGCCTGCCTCAGTGAGTGAAACTCATCTGGCAATATTAAGTATCTTCTGGGGAATCGCCATCATGATGATTGGCCTTGGGATGCAGGTAAAAGTGCTGGCATTAGCGCCGGATGCTACTGATGTCGCCATGTCGTTGTTTTCCGGTATTTTTAATATCGGTATTGGTGCAGGAGCGTTAGTAGGGAATCAGGTAAGCCTGCACTGGTCAATGGCCGATATTGGCTATGTCGGTGCGATCCCGGCGTTTTTAGCTTTGGTATGGTCAGTGATTATTTTTCGTCGCTGGCCGGTGGTGCTGGAAGAACAACCACAACACTGA